In Blastopirellula sediminis, the following proteins share a genomic window:
- a CDS encoding class I SAM-dependent methyltransferase codes for MNAKVRKFLSDTDDYRVAFETFLANTDQKVNARAWMDAEIQKLDDTDVLVDAGAGNGELTKYLVDRFGSVIAIEPNPYLLEQLKVDCPDVLTIADGILGAKVPPQSASLAVCSHVFYYIQPELWQDNLQQIASWLKPGGKAWIILQRPDTDCMKMRDHFGEQTFSLQPLCDQFVESHGEDFDAVMHSIDAFITTKNLKDAYVIAEFMMNMLPLESPPDAADLEAYVEQYFAESPTSYRFSCTQNVLELTRKNS; via the coding sequence ATGAACGCCAAAGTTCGCAAATTTCTTTCCGATACCGACGACTACCGGGTCGCGTTTGAAACCTTTCTCGCCAACACCGATCAAAAGGTGAACGCCCGGGCCTGGATGGATGCGGAGATTCAGAAGCTGGACGACACCGACGTCTTGGTTGACGCGGGCGCAGGAAACGGCGAGCTGACCAAGTACCTGGTTGATCGCTTCGGGTCGGTGATCGCCATCGAGCCGAATCCGTATCTGCTGGAGCAACTGAAAGTCGATTGCCCCGACGTGCTGACGATCGCCGATGGCATCCTCGGCGCCAAGGTTCCGCCGCAGTCGGCGAGCCTGGCCGTTTGCTCGCATGTCTTCTATTACATTCAGCCAGAGCTGTGGCAAGACAACCTGCAGCAGATCGCGTCGTGGCTAAAGCCGGGCGGCAAGGCCTGGATCATCCTCCAGCGTCCCGACACCGACTGCATGAAAATGCGTGATCATTTTGGCGAGCAAACGTTTTCGCTGCAGCCGCTATGCGATCAATTTGTAGAGTCGCACGGCGAAGACTTTGACGCCGTCATGCATTCGATCGACGCCTTCATCACCACCAAGAACTTGAAGGACGCTTATGTGATCGCCGAGTTCATGATGAACATGCTGCCGCTGGAGTCTCCGCCGGACGCCGCCGACTTGGAAGCCTACGTCGAACAATACTTCGCTGAGTCGCCGACCAGCTATCGGTTTTCCTGCACGCAGAATGTGTTGGAATTGACGCGAAAAAACAGCTGA
- a CDS encoding class I SAM-dependent methyltransferase: protein MSTAMELDSAKMESFAARFLDAMNGAAMMLMSSIGHRTGLFDTMAEMPPATSEEIAWAAGLNERYVREWLNALVAAKVIDFDRADRSYRLPAEHAALLTRAATPSNLASVAQWIAVLGYVETQVVDKFTHGGGVCYHEFHRFHDVMAEESAQTTVSAMIDHILPLVDGLHDKLEQGIDVLDIGCGSAKALILLAERFPNSRFVGYDLCADAIVAGRRAAEEKVLPNLILKVRDVSQLEEKDRFDLITAFDAIHDQAYPDKVLRNVSSALRRDGIFLMQDIRASSFVEKNIDQPLGAFIYTISCMHCMSVSLAQGGMGLGAAWGEELAEEMLIAAGFAQVDIRQLDHDIINNYYLARLG, encoded by the coding sequence ATGTCGACAGCGATGGAATTGGATTCGGCGAAAATGGAATCGTTCGCCGCTCGTTTTTTGGACGCGATGAACGGCGCCGCGATGATGCTGATGTCTTCGATCGGACATCGGACCGGGCTATTCGACACGATGGCCGAAATGCCGCCGGCGACCAGCGAAGAAATCGCGTGGGCCGCAGGGCTGAACGAACGCTACGTCCGCGAATGGCTGAACGCCCTCGTCGCGGCCAAGGTGATCGACTTTGATCGCGCAGATCGTAGTTATCGCTTGCCGGCCGAACATGCGGCGCTGCTCACCCGAGCCGCGACGCCGTCGAACCTGGCGTCGGTCGCCCAGTGGATCGCGGTCCTTGGTTACGTCGAAACGCAGGTCGTCGACAAGTTCACCCACGGCGGCGGCGTCTGTTATCACGAGTTCCATCGCTTTCATGACGTGATGGCCGAAGAGAGCGCCCAGACGACCGTTTCGGCGATGATCGATCATATCCTTCCGCTGGTCGACGGCTTGCATGACAAGCTAGAGCAGGGGATCGACGTCCTCGATATCGGCTGCGGCTCGGCCAAAGCGCTGATCCTGTTGGCCGAACGGTTTCCGAACAGTCGCTTCGTCGGTTATGACCTCTGTGCCGACGCAATCGTCGCCGGTCGCCGCGCAGCGGAAGAGAAAGTCTTACCGAACCTGATCCTGAAAGTCCGCGACGTATCGCAACTGGAAGAAAAAGATCGCTTCGACCTGATCACCGCGTTCGACGCAATCCATGATCAGGCCTATCCCGACAAGGTGCTGCGAAACGTATCGAGCGCCCTGCGTCGCGACGGGATCTTTTTGATGCAGGACATTCGCGCTTCGAGCTTCGTCGAAAAGAACATCGACCAGCCGCTGGGCGCGTTCATTTATACGATCTCGTGCATGCACTGCATGAGCGTTTCCCTCGCCCAGGGCGGCATGGGACTAGGCGCCGCCTGGGGCGAGGAATTGGCGGAAGAAATGTTGATCGCCGCGGGATTCGCCCAGGTCGACATCCGCCAACTGGACCACGACATCATCAACAACTACTACCTCGCACGATTGGGATAA
- a CDS encoding REP-associated tyrosine transposase, with product MLLPRLRGMSMSSSRSLPPKKTVALSYPHHNTGRMEEHRKTLRRYEIPGDARFLTFSCFRRLPLLTRDRSRGFLFDAINSSRSQHPFDLWGYVIMPEHVHLLLWPHPGTLVGDILKTTKMSTSRQAITWLRNNAPDFLPRLEDVQPNGSRTFRFWQRGGGYDRNIDSVLEVHRKLRYVHENPVRRGLVSRTIDWPWSSALAWDSRADGLLTLDFRR from the coding sequence ATGCTCTTGCCGCGTCTTCGCGGGATGAGCATGTCTTCGTCCCGCTCATTACCTCCAAAGAAAACTGTTGCACTCTCCTACCCCCACCACAATACTGGGCGCATGGAAGAGCATCGAAAAACTCTCCGTCGCTACGAGATTCCCGGCGACGCCCGATTCCTCACCTTTTCTTGTTTTCGCCGATTACCCCTCCTCACTCGTGACCGCTCGCGAGGGTTTCTATTCGACGCCATCAACAGCAGTCGGTCGCAGCATCCGTTCGATCTGTGGGGATATGTGATTATGCCGGAGCATGTTCATTTGCTTCTCTGGCCGCATCCGGGAACTTTGGTCGGCGATATTCTGAAGACGACGAAGATGTCAACTTCGCGTCAGGCGATCACTTGGTTACGAAACAACGCTCCCGATTTCTTACCGCGACTAGAGGACGTGCAGCCAAACGGATCTCGTACATTTCGGTTTTGGCAGCGAGGAGGCGGCTATGATCGAAACATCGATTCCGTTTTAGAAGTTCACCGGAAGCTTCGGTACGTCCATGAAAACCCGGTAAGGCGCGGACTCGTTTCACGCACGATCGATTGGCCTTGGTCGAGCGCCCTGGCTTGGGACTCGCGAGCGGACGGCTTGTTGACGTTGGATTTCCGCCGCTGA
- a CDS encoding DUF1569 domain-containing protein, with product MSQIKDLDQLKTRLAEIAQSPHEMTGRWTAAQIFYHLAAAFEGSVEGLPPGYNFFARSVLRPFRWFVTRVRFPWGIPIPASIADKLAPPKDADLAEQHARLLQAIERFERHEGPHPPHPVLGGFSHDQWIGFHLRHSEHHLKFVRVRNG from the coding sequence ATGTCGCAAATCAAAGATCTTGACCAACTCAAAACGCGTCTGGCGGAAATCGCCCAGTCGCCGCATGAAATGACCGGTCGCTGGACTGCGGCGCAGATTTTTTATCATCTGGCGGCGGCGTTTGAAGGTTCGGTCGAAGGGTTGCCGCCCGGGTACAACTTTTTCGCGCGGTCGGTGCTGCGGCCGTTTCGCTGGTTTGTGACGCGGGTTCGTTTTCCGTGGGGGATTCCGATCCCAGCGTCGATCGCCGACAAACTCGCGCCCCCCAAGGACGCCGATCTGGCGGAGCAACACGCGCGGCTACTTCAAGCCATTGAGCGATTTGAGCGTCATGAAGGACCGCATCCGCCCCATCCTGTGCTGGGCGGTTTTTCGCACGACCAGTGGATCGGCTTTCACTTGCGGCATAGCGAACATCATTTGAAGTTTGTTCGCGTTCGAAATGGGTAG
- a CDS encoding TonB-dependent receptor, producing MIESSDIKTMETRQKALSVNLDPRRYGTFAEIGAGQEVVRWFFRVGAGAGTIAKSMSAYDMQVSDAIYGRAARYVCRERLQAMLDQEHALNLERLTEARGETSTFFAFADTVAARGYKGNTDCHGWMGIKFQAHPRDEDSQIIIHVKMLDNETALQQEALGIVGVNLIYGAFAFNHEPELLVDSLLDGLSTSRIEIDMIEFSGIAFRRVDNRLMSLKLVELGLSGAAMFAANGTVLQPSEFLYRKPILVERGSFRPVCNVNVDMLRCAHEKFSELPDVKGKEVAQVMEITMRNLKAQGEIDRRDFLARADVMAACGMNVLISDYFEYFRLGAYLSQCTKEKIAITMGAASLKELFEEKYYTELPGGILESFGRLFKNDLKIYCYPFLDPKTGELTTADNLEIKPELAPLYSYLLGRGGINNIDNYDSECLGIFSREVLRKIGECDSSWEKMVPEPVARVIKERKFFDYQCPDTETCAVPSK from the coding sequence ATGATCGAGTCTTCCGACATCAAGACGATGGAAACGCGCCAAAAGGCGCTCAGCGTTAACCTCGACCCCCGCCGCTACGGCACCTTCGCCGAAATCGGCGCAGGCCAAGAAGTGGTTCGCTGGTTCTTCCGCGTTGGCGCCGGCGCCGGCACCATCGCCAAAAGTATGTCCGCCTACGACATGCAAGTTAGCGACGCGATCTACGGACGCGCCGCTCGCTACGTCTGTCGCGAACGCCTCCAGGCGATGCTCGACCAAGAGCACGCGCTCAACCTGGAACGCTTGACCGAAGCTCGCGGCGAAACGAGCACCTTCTTCGCCTTCGCCGACACGGTCGCCGCTCGCGGCTACAAAGGAAACACCGACTGCCACGGCTGGATGGGGATCAAGTTCCAAGCCCATCCCCGCGACGAAGATAGCCAGATCATCATCCACGTCAAAATGCTCGACAACGAGACCGCGCTGCAGCAAGAAGCGCTCGGCATCGTCGGCGTGAACCTGATCTACGGCGCGTTCGCCTTCAACCACGAGCCGGAACTGCTGGTCGATTCGCTCCTCGACGGGCTGTCGACCTCCCGCATCGAAATCGACATGATCGAGTTCTCCGGGATCGCCTTCCGCCGCGTCGACAATCGCTTGATGAGCTTGAAACTGGTCGAGCTGGGCCTCAGCGGCGCCGCAATGTTCGCCGCCAACGGCACCGTGCTCCAGCCGTCCGAATTCCTCTACCGCAAACCGATCCTGGTCGAACGCGGCAGCTTCCGTCCGGTCTGCAACGTCAATGTCGACATGCTCCGTTGCGCCCACGAGAAGTTCTCGGAACTGCCCGACGTCAAAGGGAAAGAAGTCGCCCAGGTGATGGAAATCACGATGCGGAATCTGAAAGCGCAAGGCGAAATCGATCGCCGCGACTTTCTCGCCCGCGCCGACGTCATGGCCGCGTGCGGCATGAACGTGCTGATCTCCGACTACTTTGAATACTTCCGTCTGGGCGCCTACCTTTCGCAATGCACGAAAGAAAAGATCGCTATCACGATGGGCGCCGCCAGCTTGAAAGAGCTGTTTGAAGAGAAGTATTACACCGAACTGCCAGGCGGCATTCTCGAATCGTTCGGCCGCCTCTTCAAGAACGACCTGAAGATCTACTGCTATCCGTTCCTCGATCCCAAGACCGGCGAATTGACGACCGCCGACAATCTGGAGATCAAACCGGAACTCGCGCCCTTGTACAGCTACCTGCTGGGACGAGGCGGGATCAACAACATCGACAACTACGACAGCGAATGCCTTGGGATTTTCTCACGCGAGGTGTTGCGCAAGATCGGCGAATGCGATTCGAGCTGGGAAAAGATGGTCCCCGAACCGGTCGCACGGGTCATCAAAGAACGGAAGTTCTTCGACTACCAATGCCCCGACACCGAAACGTGCGCCGTCCCGTCGAAGTAA
- a CDS encoding GNAT family N-acetyltransferase: MSIRQVDALCEAQLVQLTELFQNLWWTPGRQLEDVRIAVGHSSLVIALIDEAADDRLVGFCRLLTDFTYRAMLYDVVVDPAYRGKGLGQRLINAVIAHPRLASVETIALACAADMAPFYERFGFQTQDSELLTMRRKKIL; this comes from the coding sequence ATGTCCATTCGCCAGGTCGATGCGCTCTGCGAAGCGCAACTCGTTCAGCTCACAGAACTCTTTCAAAACCTCTGGTGGACGCCCGGTCGTCAGCTGGAAGACGTTCGCATCGCCGTGGGCCACAGTTCTCTGGTTATCGCCCTGATTGACGAAGCGGCTGACGACCGGCTGGTCGGGTTCTGCCGTTTGCTGACCGACTTCACCTACCGGGCGATGCTGTATGACGTCGTCGTCGATCCCGCCTACCGCGGAAAAGGGCTCGGACAGCGTCTGATTAATGCGGTAATTGCGCATCCGCGACTAGCTAGCGTCGAGACGATTGCCCTGGCCTGCGCCGCGGATATGGCCCCGTTTTACGAGCGTTTTGGCTTCCAAACGCAGGATTCGGAGCTTCTGACGATGCGGCGAAAAAAAATCTTGTAA
- a CDS encoding DUF1963 domain-containing protein: MPKSTEPAKINIETMIPGIASQAKVAIRLHPTPCDNVPEDVSKIGGRFVWPKAEAWPQCHDSRHEYATKPPILAPVVQLRAADFPEVEFRPGSDLFQLLWCPVTEDACDELMAPAPFAFWRSLDDIVERLDFEPPTDASDVIESYLLFQQCIPQPCAISPERVREYPVISMLPDELLDPLPEEMWDTYQQEEVGPCPATKIGGHPYWIQNDDTPTCDCGAKMDFLLQLPDWEYTNMDAYQRWIPLEDRWAVNAYHSDRTQEAMLDVLKPMRFDFNHFTKYVFVCRACESWPVKLIEQH, encoded by the coding sequence ATGCCCAAGTCGACCGAACCTGCGAAAATTAATATCGAGACGATGATTCCGGGAATCGCTTCACAGGCGAAAGTCGCGATACGTCTTCATCCGACGCCGTGCGACAACGTGCCGGAGGACGTCTCCAAGATCGGAGGTCGCTTTGTCTGGCCGAAGGCGGAAGCCTGGCCCCAATGCCATGACTCACGGCACGAATATGCAACCAAGCCGCCCATATTGGCGCCGGTCGTTCAACTTCGCGCGGCCGATTTTCCAGAGGTCGAATTTCGCCCAGGCAGCGATCTGTTTCAACTTTTGTGGTGTCCCGTCACCGAGGACGCCTGCGACGAGCTGATGGCGCCAGCGCCGTTCGCATTCTGGCGCAGTCTGGACGATATCGTCGAACGACTTGACTTTGAACCGCCGACTGACGCATCCGACGTAATCGAATCATACCTTCTGTTTCAGCAATGCATTCCGCAACCTTGCGCTATTTCCCCGGAACGTGTGCGAGAGTATCCGGTAATCAGCATGTTGCCCGACGAACTGCTCGATCCGCTGCCGGAAGAAATGTGGGATACCTATCAGCAAGAGGAAGTCGGTCCTTGTCCTGCGACGAAGATCGGAGGACATCCCTATTGGATTCAAAACGATGACACGCCGACTTGCGACTGCGGCGCGAAAATGGATTTCTTGCTGCAACTGCCCGACTGGGAATACACCAATATGGACGCATACCAGCGCTGGATCCCGTTGGAAGATCGCTGGGCCGTCAACGCATATCACTCCGACCGAACGCAGGAAGCTATGCTCGACGTTTTGAAACCGATGCGGTTCGACTTCAATCATTTCACGAAGTACGTGTTCGTATGTCGAGCGTGCGAGTCATGGCCAGTCAAACTGATTGAGCAGCACTAG
- a CDS encoding adenylate kinase family protein has product MRKYIIMGVQGCGKGTQAKLLCKAYDLAHISVGDIFRWNIANHTKLAARVQRLISHGELVSDDIVADVVKSRLAEHDWNFGYILDGFPRNAVQAEFFLESYDIDAVIHIVVPDDVVRERVLSRRLCSGCGLDYNLIHHRPRNMDICDVCGAPLTQRPDDTPGAVADRLKTYHEKTAPILDLFRRKELVLEVDGMQPADAVHQEIQMQLGLKSSWR; this is encoded by the coding sequence ATGCGAAAATATATCATCATGGGCGTCCAAGGGTGCGGCAAAGGGACCCAGGCCAAGCTCCTCTGCAAAGCGTACGATCTGGCGCATATTAGCGTCGGCGACATCTTTCGCTGGAATATCGCCAACCACACGAAGTTGGCGGCCCGCGTGCAGCGATTGATCAGCCATGGCGAACTGGTCAGCGATGATATCGTCGCCGACGTCGTCAAAAGCCGCCTGGCCGAACATGACTGGAACTTTGGGTATATTCTGGACGGCTTTCCGCGAAACGCCGTTCAGGCCGAATTCTTTCTCGAATCGTACGACATCGACGCGGTGATCCATATCGTCGTGCCGGACGATGTGGTGCGCGAGCGCGTGCTGTCGCGGCGTCTCTGCAGCGGCTGCGGGCTCGACTACAACCTGATCCACCATCGCCCCCGCAATATGGACATCTGCGACGTTTGCGGCGCTCCGCTGACGCAACGTCCGGACGATACGCCGGGCGCCGTCGCCGATCGGCTGAAAACCTACCACGAGAAAACGGCGCCGATCCTCGATCTGTTTCGCCGCAAGGAGCTGGTCCTGGAAGTCGACGGCATGCAACCGGCCGACGCGGTCCACCAAGAAATCCAAATGCAGCTCGGCCTCAAGTCTTCCTGGCGGTAG